Genomic DNA from Solanum pennellii chromosome 3, SPENNV200:
aaatttcTATGCTCTCTTATCTTGTcccttttttgtttgttttgtttagtgtttatgtttcttatgtgtTGTTATTATATAACTttctattattttgttgttattattgagAATGTatagtaatttattattttgtatacatTAGCCTAgcatataaaattttagtatccttatttgaatattatatttgtacaatttttactttatgcatttttaatcaatttttaattaaaaatatattctttttattagAAAGATATACATACTTTCTATcgtaaaaatgattaaaaaaaaagttagtaaATACCAATAGATTTGAAGGGGATAATATGTCATTTGGGATAATATGTCATttgcaaaataaattttacataaaatattttaggagCGCATTCACAGTATtagtttaagaatatatattgtacataaaatattttgttttaccTAAAGAGCACAGATTCACATATGAAATACCCCAATTTAACCCTATAAAATATTATCTCATATTCGATAGCggaatcaaaatttttataaatggTGTTCAGAAATAACAGCTTGTTAtgttaagaatatttaaaatatgttatttaactaTTTCgaatatcattttatttgtatatatgttattttttcgGACGAAGAtgtccaattggacacccttATCACTATGTGGGTACCGCAGTGCTCGTATCCACAAGTGGAATATGGAGAAGGTAAGATGCACGCTACCCTATAAAGATATTGTTTCCAATTAAGCATCGACACCTCTTTTTACTTATCCAAATTTAAAACCGACAATATAAACAAGCTCACAGATGAAATTACATAAAATTTGTAAATCCTCAATAAAATCTTTGAAACTTGAGAGTTAGAACCATAATTAGAATAATTTTGTTAGAAACTAAACCACATAAATTGGTGGAAAGATATTTAGTTTGGTACTATATACACAAAAATTATTGAGAAAAGTGACCATATATGGTGGTTTCCATAAGAGCAAATTGCATGTTTTGTGAAGGTAATTTCCAGTGTCGTTTCCGTTGATTTATGAACCAGTTGTTAATCTGCTTTGGATCTAAACCTGTTAATTCTGCTAGACTTTTTTTCTCTCCATCCTGCATTcaccaaacaaacaaaaaaaaacactcaatcaattctaaaatttagaaattcatCTGAATTACTAAAATCACTTTTATCTACCGTAGGATACGGCCAATTATAGTGAGTAGTCCACCAGTTGAGCAAAATTTGTGTTGCTTCTTTTGGTAGCTTTCCCTTGTTATAATTCTTGTTGCAAAAATCATGCTTTAAACTTGTTATATATCCACTGTACTTTTCCATTAATTTatcctttaaaaaatttatttcactcCCTGATTCATCAATACTACTAATACTACTCTTCTGCTGCTGCCCGTTATTAACCTCACCACCCATTCTATCACCCTCCTCCGCCTCCGCCTCCGCCTTCGCCTCCGCTCCTTCTTCTTTCAAAGTAttcaacagaaaaaaaattaaattaaaattagctACGAATTATACTTCATCATGGTTTTGTTTGTAGCAATAACAGTTTGAGAGTTAAATTGTATGAACTTTAATCgatatcataaaatatatgtttcatcatattaattacATACGGAAGGAATGCAACTTatactatttttcatataaattcaaaatattgtaTTACTCTAATTCGATTCAAcgtttaaaataatcaatttactTTCGTAAAATGAAATGTcataaaagtaaaagtaaaccgataaaatatgaagtaaaggaCAAGACCAGGTTACGTGATAAAGGCGTAGGTTCGTTATGTCGTTTCAGAGTCAGAGAATCAAATAGGTATGGTACACTCTCTATATATATCTTTTGGTCTTTCTTTTATTGCATGAACAGCTTATATCGGCTTtgtttgaattcaaattttatgatataaaatgataatattcattacattatatttttgttcttgttataAATAGTAGACTTAAGttacaacaaaaatgattattagCAGCTATTTCGTCGCTAAACATGTATTTTTAGTGACAATTGTcattctttgtatatgttcctaaaTCTTTTAgggacattggttctaatgacacttaactaatgccggtaaagattttagcactctttattaatgtcaatatttaataccgctaaaaattatttttgttatagtgttaAAGTCATTTCACATTGACCATAACTCAAAAAtcgaaagataaaacaaaaaactaaatcaataaaataaatacatatatagtaCTCCTATAGACAAAtgcaagaaaaatatagaaatataatagTATATATTTTGGTATAGTAATTTGGAGTTTTGAGAGTCAAATTGTAAATTTAAATGCTGAATCCAAATATGAAATGATCGATAggttttttaaataataaaatttatatatttgaagaCCTACTAAAAAGAGtcataaattacaataatcaatattttttaaaatatttaaaaagatcgtgataaaaataaattcatctGACTCATTGAAATGTGTTAAGTTTCACATGAATTGAGACCACTTAGCATGCAAGCCCCAAATAACCCTaaagtaattcttttttttttttaattctatctTCTGAAACTAGATCACATCAGAATAATATAAGTTTCACATATAATCTGTTAATATAATAAGCTTTTAATGTCATAAATCTGTCACTACAAATTATCTCCAACATTAATGCATGGAATAACAGCTTTTCTAGACTGGattataagtatttaaaataaccAAAAGACCACACtcttaatttcttttgattaatTAAGCAACAAAAgcaaatttaaactaaaatatcTAAACATTGAGGAACGTAACTTCTTTGTGTACTAActgaatatataatgtatacGGCCATGacttttatactatttaattactccaTAAATCAGTTTAAAGTTGAGATTTAGAGACAATGATGAATCGAAGATTCAAACTATTGGATGTTTGACAAGATCATGGAGATATGTATTGGAAACTTAACTTTTTATTGTACTTCATTCTGCCACCGTATCACATGCTtactatatttaattaataaccTAATATTCcttctaaactaattaattactctATAAGATTTCTCTCCATTTTTGTGGTAAAGGGGCTTCAAAAATTACCTTCGATTGTTGGTTTAATTTCAAATGTGATATTCTTTGTATTTATTTGAATCCATCCCCTAACTAATTATAATTCCTAATTTTGATATTGAGTATCATATTGAAGAGTGGGATAAAATCATATGAGAGATAATAATATTTGTGTCTAATTTTATAAGTAAAGTTTGCAGAAAGTGGAGCGTATGATACCTCATTAGAAAGATAATGTCTACTTATGCACACTTAATAGTTAGAGGGAATACATATCAGCTAAGATCAAGTTAAAAGAAACATTTATGCATTACGACGACTATATTTTACAAGTACCTATGTCATGTCAGCTAGCCTTGTGAGATAgtaattgtgtttttttttaccCAATCTATGCAATATAGTTCAAGGAATTAACGATCAAGTATTCATAAAACTAAAAAGAACCTAACAAAGCTACCTTATTATATACATGCAACTCATCATAGATCATGTGGATTAATATTGTAGACATTAGTATTTTATCTCATTCAAGGTCATTAACTTATTATAATTTCTTGTACCATATTCAAAATGTTTGTTATTTCTATAGTAAATCTAGGATTCACCTTCTGCATTTCACTTCTTCAccattactactactactattagaaacaaaaataaagccAGAGAGAAAAAAAGTACAACAATAAAGCCAGAGAACAAAAAAGTACAGTTATATAGAAGCATTTTGAGCAATAAAGCAAATTAAAGTCAAATACTTGGATTACTTccatctatttattattttatgtgtctTAGTTAATTTGATTTGACCTAAAGTGTAAGAAGATCAAAagaacttttgaatcttgtacTACTTAACTTAAACTAAAGGTGCATAAtaataccaaacacactcttcgAATCTTAGTCTTCTATTCGAGTCTTGGACCATTCTCATATCTTAAGCAAGCTTTTGAGATTGAGTCAGTTTCAAAGTCCATTTCCTTAACATGACATCTAAATTAGACGCATATTTCTTGGTTTTCCCCGGTGTTGGGCTCCATGGTGTATATTGTCCATGATCTAATTGTGGGTGTTagatatattcaaaaattatacgaAAATATCATTAGTTGAAATTCTTCCCATgttaatataatgaaatatatattatttgtcattatcctttattttttgtacttctattgcttttgtttttttgaCTGTTTTGCACTATTATTTGAGTCGAGGGTGTTTCAGAAATAACCTCTTAGAGGTAAAGTCTGGATACACTGAGAGTACCCCACTTTGTCTGATTATACTCGATGTGAAATAATACATTTTAGAATAATGTTGATCAAAGTTCACATAGtttaaatcacaaaaaaaaataaaaaatatcacataaattgaaacggTCGGATTACTAGTCATGTAGTAATGTATGGAGAGAAAGATACCTGAGAAATTTGTTGTAGTGGAGAGATTGGTAAGTTGAGTTTGAATATCGTTAAGAAAAGTAGTTGCTTCATTGAAAGACCTTCCCAGATCCAACTTCAACTTAGCCAAAACATCACAATAAGTTACCTGCGTAGTACATCAACATTAATCACTCGAAAAGATATAAACAAACACATCTTCAAATTACTTTGCTTTTGTGGTAGATCTCTGTATTTTCAATACATACTTGATTTGTTATTATGTTTTACTTGAACCATAGGTCTATCGAAACAacatttaattttctcaaaGTAGAGGTAAAACAGTACACTATCCTCTCCAGACTCCAGTTATGAaattacacatatatatatccCCAAAACCCCTAAaccatacaaaaaaaatgataattaaagggatgaatttaaattattttttaccatGAAATCATCTAGCTCAGAATTTTCACTGATTGGTTGATTTAAGGCAGTGCTGCTGATTGATCTCCTATAAAGATCATTTTCTTGGACAATATTGTCCAACATATCCACAGTCTCAGGTGGTGCTCCCACCTACAaagaatatataattaagtaaataaaatcgTACTATAAACTTAATAATTATCGGTAAAAATTGTCAAATAAGATTAATTAGTACTCCATTTCTTATTAACCCTAGAAAGTTGCGCACTTCAAAACCCTAAATCAAAGATAAATTTGTTGAAGATTTTCCATTCGACAGTGCTTTGACTCACTCTCTAACATGACTAACTCGAACCCTCAATCTATCGATttttctaaatgaaaaaaaataaattaaatgaagttACCTTGCGACAATGGAGATAAGTCAGAAGAAGTTTAGTATACAAAGGATGAGAAGAGATCTTTGCttgaatattttcttcttctactatTGATGAATTAGTAGCTGAAATTACTTCCAACGACCTAGTGTTTCCGGCCGATCCAAATAATTCCTCATCGGAAAACGCCTCCGCCGGACATTCAAAATATTCCGGCGCCTCCAAATCATGATTATCGGAGTAACCACCAAATTCGTACATAATTTCCTCCATTATTcttaataatttaattcttactatattttcttcaaattcaagTTATAACACAAACGTTTGTAAATTGATAATAAAAGAGGCGAAGAGAAGGGAGAATCTTTTTTGTGTGTATAAACAAATGTTTTATAATAAGCCGCAGCACCTGGTGATCAGAAAAAGGAGCTAGTACTTCTGtcatctttatattatttttctaataccAATTGAATTATATGGAAAACTTAATCTGtcattcaaattttattgataaataatatcTTCGTCTCATGACATTATTTGGTTAGACTTAAAATTAAGagaacattattttttttaaaaaaaaaataaacgatGGTGCAAAACAAATCTTAATTTGTttctaattgaaaaaaaaacattttttttggaaaaaataaaaagaaaaatgaattaatcTTTATAGATAAAGTCAATCATTAATTCCCGTACATAAATCAATTGataaaagaatagaagaagCTTTAACTATCATATAATGAAGAAGAAGTAGGTTACAAAAATACTTTGGCGCAAGTTTTCTAATATCCTCATGAAAATAAGTTTACCATTTAATATATATctcattatttaataataatatgtatTCGTGTTGACCtcaataaaccaaaaaaaaacatcatgTGCTTTCTAAATGAAGTTAGTATCTGtaattaaagaagataatataGTTTATGTAGTTAACTTCATTATTTAATAGATAGTTAACATAATTACCTAATAGACATTTGAGAATATGcgtaaaagttttttttagaatttaatcAAATGTATACAAACACTCAATCATATGTTTAGTTGCTCAATTAATTGTAgaaaaaattacacaaattGAACCTAATAGAAAAAGTATTTATCCAAATTGGACCCCACTCAATATATTTACATTTATTGAATCCACGACCTAAATACATCTTTACGCTAATGCCCATTGTTCTATTAATTGAACcactattttttcattcttgaTTCCCAACATGAGAGTGTATATATACTCTAATGGTATCGAGCAGTAATTGAGCAGTCTTTTCACTTAAACACTGCCTAATGCTATTAaagtgtgtgtatacatatattctAATGTTATAAATGAGCAACTGAGTAGTGTTTTCAAGGAGTagatatttcttcctttttgatatcatcaaaatatttctaatttttaattatatcaaGCAATATAcacacattattaattaaaaataaggaCGTATGAAAGAATGAATAGCCACTTGTAAATAGGGTACAAATATTCTTTTCCCTTAATTGTAACAAGTGAGAGTTTCAGGGTTCGTTTGGTACAAACATTGATAGTGtagggattagtaatgcatgAATTAGTAATGTAGGAAGTAATAGTGCAGGgattattttttgtcaagtgtttggttcactACTTTCacttaattttgtgtttaatttataattctacaaaaaaattctttcctatTGTACCTTTGTGTTATTATGAGTGTTTATTTCATGTGATTATGTCAAGGTAGATAACCATCGGAccggataatttttttaaagaattatttattttatttaattagttaaatcaaatacatatatatatattattctcttaattaaataattatgaaaatatataattttttgaaatttttaattttttaatttattcacttcataattaatagattaaaatgatgaatttactatgtcaattaGTATTTTTTAGTAGATGtatcaatttaaaattaaacaagtaattaggATTAGAGTATTAAATAAGAACCATCCCTAAAAATATTAATAGCTccttttgtataattatttattttttgtgagaATGATTTGTACTTTTGTATACAGACGATTGATAAGAATATTTATCACAAGTTGAAGCAAGCTGCTGCAGTCTAAAAGAGTGTGTGATATTTATGTAAGATGATTTTTATTCAAATGAGGAAAGTTATCAcctttcctttatttatttaattttgatagcGAGGTTAGAACTTAGAACCCACAATATTagtgtgaaaatatttttatcgcTCGTTCTTTATTATTCAGttgtcaattaattttttacaaagtttataaattaatatatatatatatttatttaattttttaatataaatatagagTTTACAAGAAAAGCTAGTAAATTCGTTTAAATCTACGAACCTTCACCTAACTCCGTCGAATAATCGACGGAAAGTAAGCAAGCAATAAGATAAAGAGAATAAGAGTTATAGATATATCTCCGGTCGAACTACTAATTTAATGAATTACTACttggttaaaaaaaaagcaTGTTGATTGCCACAATTTGAAAGCTTTTAGAGATAAAAATTAGAAGGGGTACGTGTAAGTgaagtatgtatatatataaaatatatataacaatataattaaatatatcatttgatattttatgttataatatatgcatgaataaaataccaaaatacataaaattactCATCTTTTATGTAAAAACCTACTATTGccttttaatttgaaatataaataattaattattttacataATGTTTTGAATATTAgtaaattttaatgaatgtaTCAAACCCCTAACAAAAATTTTGATCAACATATATAACTGATTTATGCAGTGGTTCCATTTgtcactaaaaataaataataacaaattgcAAGCAATATCAAATATTGAACATATATATGACGCATTTGAACATATGACTACGACTATGGCAATACGTCTAGATTCGAGGAAATTCTTCGGGTGACGAgagaatttgatttttttcgGTGAAAAATTATATCGtttatataaagttaaaataatttttatatatatatatatatatatattgatttttttcatatattttcttctttatattttaagtCTCAAATTTCTTGGAGATTACCGTACCATAGAAAGAGACATATCCCTTTAAATAAGAAGCATTTCAATTGAAATCttgatattgaaaaaaaaaatcaagacatgaaaattattatatttttcaaaagaaagtaTTGTTCTATGTTCTTTGCGGTCAAATATATCAGAAAAAGGTCTATATCATcctgtattaaaaaaaaaatacgcAAAGAATATTTAGGTAAAAACAGTCAATGAAGGAATAAagttaaattctcaaatgattttcaataaaatctcagtttcatcatattttattgtattacaATCAAATTATTGGCAACAATTCCTAGCAAGTAGTTTGTTTAATGCTTCCCTCCGATTTTAAGCATTACTTTTGATGTTCCTTAATGAACTTTACCATTCTTAATTTCATAGTGGGAACACTTTCTAAACCCGTTTGGTcggataatttattttagtatttaaactATACGAGTATTTAAATAttccttaatatttttaaagtgaTTCTTTTACATCCCGAGACTATAACACCACTCTAACTGTTCATGACCATGTAGGCACcatgttattaatttttatttcttttttacttattcactgttttttcttaaacatttttaattaattatatcaattgattaattttataaatacatacccacctctctctttcttcttccttgttGTTCACCATATTCCAAccttcaatattttcttttctttttcgtCACTATCCAACAATTTTTAAGTCACTTTACAGAAGAAAATTCACTATAATattcaaattatcttttttGAACCCTCCTAACGAATTTATCCACTTGAAGAATGGATTTTTGTGAAAGCTAATATTTTCTTGACAACTCAAATAAGAAATGAAGATTGCGTAAGAAATTTGatccaaaagaaaatataaattttatgagaAGTGTTTGAATGGGTCTATAAATCAAAATTAGTCactcaaaatttaagaaagtttACATTTAGCAAATTGACACCAAATAATATAGAGTGAAATCAACGTCAATAAAATGACATTGGTATTGAATTTTACGAATTAGTAAAAGATTAGTAAAATGAAAATAGTGATAGACGTGGGAATGAAGACGGAGGGGGAAATGTTTCAATGGAGAAAGATGTATATGAAggaatgaaaagaataaaacattaaaaagggGATCCACTAATTTCATTTATCTcttattaagaaaaattacatattttaaagattcaatatatataaagaactatttaaataatttgttatatatagAGCAATAAACAAAGATCATGTGTAGggctttaaaattttaaatttttttctctgttttcACGCACTTTCAAGAAAGTGCACTTACTCTCTCTGTCACATCATCCCTTAGGAATGTTTAAAtcacttcaaaaatattaaacactCGTGAAGTTTAAATATTAAAGTAAGTTATCCGatccaaattaaataaatttttatatattttatcaaatataaaatctcatgtcataattattattatttttaatgccTTTACGtaaaacaatcaaattttatCATGAAAACAAATTTCTATTGTATACATTTGGAAGAACAAGCAAGTGTTACACATAGTCAATACATTTTTAACCAAATAATGGGATGAATTACAAATTCCCTCCCCAGTAATACCAATTAGGAGTAgaaaaattgttgaagaaataaaaattcttgGCTTCTTTAATGGGTACAAGTAAATAATATTCTTCAACTGTCTTAATCAAATCGCCGAAAGACAAGTCAAAAAGCCAAACCTATATACAATTTGTCAAAAAACTCTCTTTTCCATTTCCCACCatctatatataatttaacCTCTCTGCTCtaacaatattatttatttaatatttttttaaatgagaaaaaaaaagtaaaattacattattttttaatataaattaaaaatgtgacatataaaataaaacgaaTCAAAGTCTATTACCATTTTTGTCTACTTTTTAAACACATAAATTGTGAGGAAGGAGTATAACATAAGCATTAAACCATCACTTCTTGTTCAATTTTCTCCTTTTAAGTAAAGCAATATGCATTGTAAATCTTCGATTTGGGTGAGAAAttgttttaaccaaaaaaagGTTTTGGATGAATTGGATTTTGAGTTAGCATGAAACTAATTGGCCATTTGTGTAGTAGAATCCAACTGAGTTCGAAGAAAACGTTGAACAACCGCCCAAATTCTAGCCTTGGGAGTGGTGAAAATTGTAGAGGTCCAGTTTCAATGGAGACGCCGCCATTTTTTCCGGTGAGTATTTTTTGCTTCTCTATTTGCATTTGCAATTGAAGAGAAAAGAGATAATGGGCACTTAAGGGGTATTATTTGTCAACAGGAGTCCAGTAATGCACCGGAGATCGAGGAATGCCAACAATCTCCACTTCCCGGTGATTCATCCTCCGACGGTTGTTCTTCTAGTTCAGCTCAGGTTTGTAAATAACTCATCGGAAAGTATATATTCCCttaatttcaatttgtttgtctgatATTTACATAGAAATTGACACAAATTGACTTATTAGAATGTATCAAAGCAAATGAACATGAAAAGTTAAAAAGATGGAGTATATTTGTTTGAAATcgactaaaaaggaaaataaaatgaaattggaTGGAGTAACATTTATCGCAATTACTATGTG
This window encodes:
- the LOC107014134 gene encoding homeobox protein knotted-1-like 6 yields the protein MYEFGGYSDNHDLEAPEYFECPAEAFSDEELFGSAGNTRSLEVISATNSSIVEEENIQAKISSHPLYTKLLLTYLHCRKVGAPPETVDMLDNIVQENDLYRRSISSTALNQPISENSELDDFMVTYCDVLAKLKLDLGRSFNEATTFLNDIQTQLTNLCEVNNGQQQKSSISSIDESGSEINFLKDKLMEKYSGYITSLKHDFCNKNYNKGKLPKEATQILLNWWTTHYNWPYPTDGEKKSLAELTGLDPKQINNWFINQRKRHWKLPSQNMQFALMETTIYGHFSQ